From a single Mycolicibacterium moriokaense genomic region:
- a CDS encoding peptidoglycan D,D-transpeptidase FtsI family protein, which translates to MQERSARSRRTRMPAPDAGLRSASFVFRHRVGNAVIFLVLIIAAGQLFNLQVPRAEGLRAEAASQLKVTDVDKAVRGAIVDRNNDKLAFTIEARALTFQPLKIRKQLEEARAKTPDAPTPEQRMRDIAAEVALRLNNKPNAATVLKKLKSNETFVYLARAVDPAIADAITTKFPEVGSERQDLRQYPGGSLAANIVGGIDWDGHGLLGMEDSMDAVLAGTDGSVTYDRGSDGVVIPGSYRNRHDAVDGSTVMLTLDDDIQFYVQQQVQQAKDLSGAKNASAVVLDAKTGEVLAMANDNTFDPSQDIGRQEHRQLGNPAVSSPFEPGSVNKIITASSVIEYGLSNPDEVLQVPGSIHMGGVTVGDAWEHGTMPYTTTGIFGKSSNVGTLMLAQRLGPQKFAEMVRKFGLGQRTGVGLPGESAGLVPPIDQWSGSTFSNLPIGQGLSMTLLQMTGMYQTIANDGVRIPPRIVKAIIAPDGTRTDEPRPDGVRVVSAETARTVRQMLRATLQRDPTGVQQGTGSQGAVEGYQLSGKTGTAQQINPGCGCYYNDVYWITFAGIATTDDPRYVVGVMMDNPHRTADGQPGTTAAPLFHNIASWLLQRENVPLSPEGPRLTLVAD; encoded by the coding sequence ATGCAGGAGCGTTCGGCGCGCTCGCGGCGCACCCGCATGCCCGCGCCCGACGCCGGTCTGCGCAGTGCGTCCTTCGTGTTCCGGCACCGGGTCGGAAATGCCGTCATCTTCCTGGTGCTGATCATCGCGGCCGGGCAGCTGTTCAACCTCCAGGTGCCACGCGCCGAGGGGTTGCGCGCCGAGGCGGCGAGCCAGCTCAAGGTCACCGACGTCGACAAGGCGGTACGCGGTGCGATCGTCGACCGCAACAACGACAAGCTCGCCTTCACGATCGAGGCTCGCGCGTTGACGTTCCAACCGCTCAAGATCCGCAAGCAGCTCGAAGAGGCGCGGGCGAAGACTCCCGATGCGCCGACTCCGGAACAGCGGATGCGTGACATTGCCGCCGAGGTCGCATTGCGGTTGAACAACAAGCCCAATGCCGCGACGGTGCTCAAGAAGCTCAAGAGCAACGAGACGTTCGTCTATCTCGCGCGTGCGGTCGACCCGGCCATCGCGGACGCCATCACCACCAAGTTCCCCGAGGTCGGCTCGGAGCGTCAGGACCTGCGCCAGTACCCGGGCGGATCGCTGGCGGCCAACATCGTCGGCGGTATCGACTGGGACGGCCACGGTCTGTTGGGCATGGAGGACTCGATGGACGCGGTGCTGGCCGGCACCGACGGTTCGGTCACCTACGACCGCGGCTCCGACGGAGTCGTGATCCCCGGGAGTTACCGCAACCGCCACGATGCGGTGGACGGCTCGACGGTGATGCTGACCCTCGACGACGACATCCAGTTCTATGTGCAGCAACAGGTTCAGCAGGCCAAGGATCTCTCCGGTGCGAAGAACGCGTCAGCCGTGGTGCTCGACGCGAAGACCGGCGAGGTGCTCGCGATGGCGAACGACAACACCTTCGATCCCAGCCAGGACATCGGCAGGCAGGAACATCGCCAACTGGGTAACCCCGCGGTGTCGTCGCCATTCGAACCCGGTTCGGTCAACAAGATCATCACCGCCTCCTCGGTGATCGAATACGGGCTGTCGAACCCCGACGAGGTCCTGCAGGTGCCGGGCTCGATCCACATGGGCGGGGTGACCGTCGGCGACGCCTGGGAGCACGGCACCATGCCGTACACCACGACCGGTATCTTCGGGAAGTCCTCCAACGTCGGCACGCTGATGCTCGCCCAGCGCCTCGGTCCGCAGAAGTTCGCGGAGATGGTGCGCAAGTTCGGGCTCGGCCAGCGCACCGGCGTCGGGCTGCCGGGCGAGAGCGCCGGTCTGGTCCCGCCGATCGACCAGTGGTCGGGCAGCACGTTCTCCAACCTGCCCATCGGACAAGGTCTTTCAATGACCCTGCTGCAGATGACGGGCATGTACCAGACCATCGCCAACGACGGCGTGCGGATTCCGCCGCGCATCGTCAAGGCCATCATCGCGCCCGACGGCACGCGCACCGACGAACCCCGCCCCGACGGAGTTCGGGTGGTGTCGGCGGAGACCGCGCGCACCGTTCGGCAGATGCTGCGGGCGACGCTGCAGCGCGACCCGACCGGCGTGCAGCAGGGCACCGGCTCGCAGGGCGCCGTCGAGGGCTACCAGCTCTCGGGCAAGACCGGCACCGCCCAGCAGATCAACCCGGGCTGCGGCTGCTACTACAACGACGTCTACTGGATCACCTTCGCCGGCATCGCCACGACCGACGATCCGCGCTATGTCGTCGGCGTGATGATGGACAACCCGCACCGCACGGCCGACGGTCAGCCCGGGACGACGGCGGCGCCGCTGTTTCACAACATCGCCTCGTGGTTGCTCCAACGGGAGAACGTGCCGCTGTCACCCGAAGGCCCGCGGCTGACGCTTGTAGCCGACTGA
- a CDS encoding UDP-N-acetylmuramoyl-L-alanyl-D-glutamate--2,6-diaminopimelate ligase, protein MNLRPSHPEGIALALLAEQVSAVPAKGVRLPDLRITGVTLRSQDVVAGDLFAALPGSASHGARHAGQAVSGGAVAIITDAAGVAEIGDDIGVPVLVHPAPRSVLGEVAATVYGHPSEKLRVIGVTGTSGKTTTTYLVEAGLRSAEHKSGLVGTVGIRIDGRDQPSTLTTPEAPDLQALLAVMVEQGVDTVVMEVSSHALTLGRVDGVRFAVGGFTNLSRDHLDFHPTMQDYFDAKAQLFKPESATHASASVVCIDDEAGEAIAALASDPVTVSATGRDADWGVEDVRAVGSGAETSQEFLAVDPAGVHHGLRIGLPGRYNVANCLLAVALLDAVGVSPEQAAPGLRTATVPGRLEPVDRGQPFLALVDYAHKPGALKAVLQTLREQSAGRLAVVFGAGGNRDAGKREPMGRVAAELADLVVVTDDNPRDEDPAAIRAAIVAGAADTAAEVVEIGDRREAIDYAVGWAQHGDTVLVAGKGHEPGQTSRGVTRPFDDRDELAAALEALGRRA, encoded by the coding sequence ATGAATCTGCGTCCCAGCCACCCCGAGGGCATTGCGCTCGCACTGCTTGCCGAGCAGGTGTCCGCGGTGCCCGCCAAAGGTGTGCGGCTGCCCGATCTCCGGATCACCGGGGTGACGCTGCGCAGCCAGGACGTCGTGGCGGGCGACCTGTTCGCCGCCCTTCCGGGCTCGGCGTCTCACGGTGCTCGCCACGCCGGACAGGCCGTCTCAGGCGGAGCCGTGGCGATCATCACCGACGCCGCGGGGGTCGCCGAGATCGGGGACGACATCGGTGTACCGGTGCTCGTCCACCCGGCGCCGCGGTCGGTCCTCGGCGAAGTGGCCGCGACGGTCTACGGGCATCCGTCGGAAAAGCTGCGTGTCATCGGCGTCACCGGAACGTCGGGCAAGACCACCACCACCTATCTTGTCGAGGCCGGGCTGCGCTCGGCCGAGCACAAGTCCGGGCTGGTGGGCACGGTCGGCATCCGCATCGACGGCCGCGATCAGCCCAGCACGCTGACCACACCCGAGGCGCCCGACCTGCAGGCGCTGCTGGCCGTAATGGTCGAGCAAGGCGTCGACACCGTCGTCATGGAGGTGTCGAGCCACGCGTTGACCCTGGGCCGCGTGGACGGCGTGCGGTTCGCGGTCGGCGGGTTCACCAACCTGTCCCGCGACCATCTGGACTTCCATCCGACGATGCAGGACTACTTCGACGCCAAGGCTCAGCTCTTCAAGCCCGAATCCGCAACGCACGCAAGCGCTTCGGTGGTGTGCATCGACGACGAGGCGGGCGAGGCGATCGCCGCGCTGGCCTCCGACCCGGTGACGGTGAGCGCGACCGGGCGAGACGCCGACTGGGGCGTCGAGGACGTGCGCGCGGTCGGCTCAGGCGCCGAGACGTCCCAGGAATTCCTCGCCGTCGATCCCGCGGGCGTGCACCACGGACTGAGGATCGGCCTGCCCGGCCGCTACAATGTGGCCAACTGCCTGCTGGCGGTCGCGCTGCTGGACGCCGTCGGGGTGTCGCCGGAACAGGCGGCGCCGGGGCTGCGCACCGCGACCGTTCCCGGGCGACTGGAACCCGTCGACCGCGGGCAGCCGTTTCTCGCGCTGGTCGACTACGCGCACAAGCCGGGCGCGCTGAAGGCGGTGCTGCAGACCTTGCGCGAGCAGAGCGCCGGGCGGCTGGCCGTGGTGTTCGGCGCGGGCGGCAACCGCGACGCGGGCAAGCGCGAACCGATGGGCCGGGTCGCAGCCGAACTGGCCGACCTGGTCGTGGTCACCGACGACAACCCCCGGGACGAGGATCCCGCGGCGATTCGTGCGGCGATCGTCGCAGGCGCCGCGGACACCGCCGCAGAGGTCGTCGAGATCGGCGACCGGCGCGAGGCCATCGACTACGCGGTCGGCTGGGCGCAACACGGAGACACCGTGCTCGTAGCGGGCAAAGGCCACGAGCCGGGGCAGACCAGCCGCGGCGTGACGCGACCGTTCGACGACCGCGACGAGCTCGCCGCGGCGCTCGAGGCGTTGGGTCGTCGCGCGTGA
- a CDS encoding UDP-N-acetylmuramoyl-tripeptide--D-alanyl-D-alanine ligase — protein sequence MIDLTIAEIADIVGGRLADISAEEAAATRVTGTVEFDSRAVGPGGLFLALPGAHSDGHDFAAAAVEQGAVAVLAARPVGVPAIVVEPAAGDTSASVLEHDVDGSGAAVLAALARLAGAVAAKLVDGGLTIIGVTGSSGKTSTKDLIAAVLAPLGEVVAPPGSFNNELGHPWTVLRATDATDFLVLEMSARHRGNIAALAAIAPPSIAVVLNVGTAHLGEFGSREAIAETKAELPQSVPSSGAVILNVDDTAVAAMADVTAARVVRVSREPGAQVDVWADAVTLDELARPRFTLHAGGDQVDVTLAVHGDHQVSNALCAAAVALECGATLEQVAAALAAAGPASKHRMQVATRADGVTIVNDAYNANPDSMRAGLKALAWMSRSGASERRSWAVLGEMAELGDDAISEHDSIGRLAVRLDVSRLIVIGTGRAMSAMHHGAVMEGSWGSESTQVADADAALALLREELQAGDVVLVKGSNAAGLGALADALIADSADNGVTETGDTTA from the coding sequence GTGATCGATCTGACCATCGCCGAGATCGCCGACATCGTCGGGGGCCGCCTCGCCGACATCAGCGCCGAAGAGGCCGCCGCCACCAGGGTCACCGGGACCGTCGAGTTCGACTCGCGGGCCGTCGGCCCCGGCGGACTGTTCCTCGCGCTTCCGGGCGCCCACTCCGACGGACACGACTTCGCGGCCGCCGCGGTCGAGCAGGGTGCGGTCGCGGTGCTGGCCGCGCGGCCGGTGGGGGTGCCCGCGATCGTCGTCGAGCCCGCGGCCGGCGATACGAGCGCCAGCGTCCTCGAACACGACGTCGACGGCTCCGGCGCGGCGGTGCTGGCGGCACTCGCGCGCCTGGCCGGGGCCGTCGCCGCGAAGCTCGTCGACGGCGGGCTGACGATCATCGGTGTCACCGGCTCGTCGGGGAAGACCTCGACCAAGGACCTGATCGCCGCGGTGCTCGCCCCGCTCGGTGAGGTCGTCGCACCGCCGGGCTCGTTCAACAACGAACTCGGCCATCCCTGGACGGTGTTGCGCGCGACGGACGCCACCGACTTCCTGGTGCTGGAGATGTCGGCCAGGCACCGCGGCAACATCGCGGCGCTGGCCGCGATCGCGCCGCCGTCGATCGCGGTCGTGCTCAACGTGGGCACCGCGCACCTCGGCGAGTTCGGTTCCCGCGAAGCGATTGCGGAAACGAAAGCCGAACTGCCCCAATCGGTCCCGTCCTCGGGTGCGGTGATACTCAACGTAGACGACACCGCGGTGGCGGCGATGGCCGATGTGACCGCGGCGCGCGTCGTGCGGGTGTCGCGGGAACCCGGCGCCCAGGTCGACGTGTGGGCCGACGCGGTGACGCTCGACGAGCTGGCCCGCCCGCGGTTCACGCTGCACGCCGGGGGCGATCAAGTCGACGTCACGCTGGCGGTCCACGGCGACCATCAGGTGTCCAACGCGCTGTGCGCGGCGGCCGTGGCACTGGAATGCGGTGCGACCCTCGAACAGGTCGCGGCCGCGCTCGCCGCGGCGGGTCCGGCCTCCAAACATCGCATGCAGGTGGCCACCCGCGCCGACGGCGTCACGATCGTCAACGACGCCTACAACGCCAACCCCGACTCGATGCGCGCCGGGCTCAAGGCGCTGGCTTGGATGAGTCGGAGCGGCGCGTCCGAACGCCGCAGCTGGGCCGTACTGGGCGAAATGGCCGAACTCGGTGACGACGCGATATCGGAACATGACAGCATCGGGCGACTGGCCGTGCGATTAGATGTGTCACGACTGATCGTCATCGGAACGGGGAGGGCTATGAGCGCCATGCACCACGGCGCGGTGATGGAGGGGTCGTGGGGCTCTGAGTCCACCCAGGTCGCCGACGCCGACGCTGCGCTGGCACTGCTGCGGGAGGAGCTGCAGGCCGGCGACGTGGTGCTGGTGAAAGGCTCCAATGCGGCCGGGCTGGGCGCCCTTGCCGACGCCCTGATCGCCGACAGTGCCGACAACGGTGTCACCGAGACCGGGGACACCACCGCATGA